In Streptomyces thermolilacinus SPC6, a single genomic region encodes these proteins:
- a CDS encoding sugar ABC transporter ATP-binding protein — protein MAAPPTPRNPTADDRQPVLQARGIRKEFPGVLALDDVALRLFPGEVHALMGENGAGKSTLIKVLTGVHPADGGTILVDGTPHSFGDPLQAQQAGISTVYQEVNLCPNLSVAENILIGREPRRFGLIHWSALRRRATELLTELELGLDVSSPLGSHSLAVQQLIAIVRAVDVSAKVLVLDEPTSSLDRDEVEQLFTLVRRLRDRGVAILFVTHFLDQVFDICDRVTILRNGRLEGEYTIGELTPVTLVQRMIGGALATLDELSGQAQRQAAERAAGEPFIEARGLARAGSVEPYDLDVHAGEVIGLAGLLGSGRTETARLLFGADSADAGQVKVEGATVSLRTPRHAIAHKIAFCSENRKSEGIIGELTVRENIVLALQAARGWTRPLSRSTQDELARTWIEALDIRPADPEAQVRNLSGGNQQKVLLARWLLTEPRLLILDEPTRGIDIGAKAEIQKLVARLAADGTAVLFVSAELEEVLRLSHRVAVLRDHRMVATLTNDDSVTPDRILSTIATGTDS, from the coding sequence ATGGCCGCCCCACCCACCCCACGGAATCCGACCGCGGACGACCGGCAGCCGGTCCTCCAGGCTCGGGGCATCCGCAAGGAGTTCCCGGGCGTACTCGCCCTGGACGACGTCGCCCTGCGGCTCTTTCCCGGCGAAGTACACGCCCTGATGGGCGAGAACGGCGCCGGGAAGTCCACCCTGATCAAGGTGCTCACCGGCGTCCACCCGGCCGACGGCGGCACCATCCTCGTGGACGGCACGCCGCACTCCTTCGGAGATCCGCTCCAGGCGCAGCAGGCCGGCATCAGCACCGTCTACCAGGAGGTGAACCTCTGCCCGAACCTCTCGGTCGCGGAGAACATCCTCATCGGACGCGAACCGCGCAGGTTCGGCCTGATCCACTGGTCCGCGCTGCGGCGCCGCGCCACCGAACTGCTCACCGAGCTTGAACTCGGCCTCGACGTCTCCAGCCCGCTCGGCTCGCACTCGCTGGCGGTGCAGCAGCTCATCGCCATCGTCCGCGCCGTGGACGTGTCGGCGAAGGTCCTCGTCCTGGACGAGCCGACCTCCAGCCTCGACCGCGACGAGGTCGAGCAGCTGTTCACCCTGGTACGGCGGCTGCGGGACAGGGGAGTGGCCATCCTGTTCGTCACGCACTTCCTGGACCAGGTCTTCGACATCTGCGACCGCGTCACCATCCTGCGCAACGGCCGCCTGGAGGGCGAGTACACCATCGGGGAACTCACCCCCGTCACCCTGGTGCAGCGCATGATCGGCGGCGCCCTCGCCACCCTCGACGAACTGTCCGGCCAGGCACAGCGGCAGGCGGCCGAGCGGGCGGCGGGCGAGCCCTTCATCGAGGCCCGCGGACTGGCGCGCGCCGGGTCCGTCGAACCGTACGACCTCGACGTCCACGCCGGTGAGGTCATCGGACTGGCCGGCCTCCTGGGATCGGGACGCACCGAGACCGCCCGGCTGCTGTTCGGCGCGGACAGCGCCGACGCCGGCCAGGTGAAGGTGGAGGGCGCCACGGTCTCCCTGCGCACCCCCCGCCACGCCATCGCGCACAAGATCGCCTTCTGCTCGGAGAACCGCAAGTCCGAGGGGATCATCGGGGAACTGACCGTCCGCGAGAACATCGTGCTCGCCCTCCAGGCGGCCCGAGGCTGGACCAGACCGCTGTCCCGGAGCACCCAGGACGAGCTGGCCCGCACCTGGATCGAGGCACTGGACATCCGCCCGGCCGACCCCGAGGCGCAGGTGCGCAACCTCAGCGGAGGAAACCAGCAGAAGGTCCTCCTGGCGCGCTGGCTCCTGACCGAGCCCCGGCTGCTCATCCTCGACGAGCCCACCCGCGGCATCGACATCGGCGCCAAGGCCGAGATCCAGAAGCTCGTCGCCCGCCTCGCCGCCGACGGCACCGCCGTGCTGTTCGTCTCCGCGGAACTCGAGGAGGTACTGCGCCTCAGCCACCGCGTCGCGGTGCTCAGGGACCACCGGATGGTGGCCACCCTGACCAACGACGACAGCGTCACCCCCGATCGCATTCTGAGCACCATCGCCACCGGAACGGACTCATGA